Genomic DNA from Deltaproteobacteria bacterium:
GGTATAGAGTGGAATCGGGATAGTTCCTCTCTTACAGTTAAGGCGTCCTGTTCAGGATATGCTGGAAAAAGATTATAAATCTCTTTTAATACTGATACTGCCTTTTTTGACATACCAAGCGGATTTATACTGGAACTAAAGTCAATGATGTCTTTAACAGGAATGCCTGTTTCCCCTGAAACCTTCCATATATTTCCGCCGTGGGTCTTATTCATGTCAATATAATCCTTACATCAACTGCGATTACTCCTTGAGAAGTAGCAATAAGCGGATTTATCTCTATCTCTTTTATCTCATCTGTTTCATCCATAATCTTTCCAACCTTTATTAAACAGTCTATAATGGCATCAGTATTAACAGGCTTGCTGCCCCTGTATCCTGTGATCAGTGGATATGCTTTTATCTCCTTTATCATCTCAAGACATTCTCCCTTTGTAACAGGCATTAGCCTAAAAGACACATCCTTTATTAGTTCAACCATAATCCCGCCGATGCCGAACATCACAGCAGGACCAAAGTGTGGGTCTCTTATTCCGCCAACAATAACCTCAACGCCTTTGTCTGCCATCCGCTCTATCAGAAAACCTTCAATCTTTGCAGACGGATAATGGTCTGATATCTCAAACATCATTTCATTAAATACATCTTTAACCTCATGTTCATTTTTAAGCCCTAACCTCACCCCGCCTGCCTCTGTTTTATGAAGTATATCTTTTGAAACAACCTTTATCGCAACAGGGTAACCGATTTTATTTGCACCAGCCACTGCTAGTTCCGCATCAGGGGCAATTACATTTTTAGGCACAGGAATACCCCATGCATTTAAAAATTCCTTTGCCTCATGCTCTAAAAGGGATTTTCTGCCCTCTTTTAATGCACCTCTTATGATTTTATAAGTATTATCTTTTGCCACAGGTTTTTACTTTGTTATGCACAGCGTCATAAATAAATCCGCACCTGCCTGTGCCAGCACCTGTCTGCCGTGCCAACGGCACAGGCCGGGCGGCAGACGGGTATGCGAAGTTATGATGCTCTATATAACAGCACTGCTGCCCTCACCGCATCTTCAGGTGTAGAAAACACAGGCAGTCCGTTTGACTCAAACAATCTCTTCTTTTCCTGTGTATATCTGCCTCCAGGGCTGCAAATGATAACAGGCTTTTTAAATCTTTCCGAAACCTCTTTTATATAATAG
This window encodes:
- a CDS encoding acetate--CoA ligase family protein codes for the protein MAKDNTYKIIRGALKEGRKSLLEHEAKEFLNAWGIPVPKNVIAPDAELAVAGANKIGYPVAIKVVSKDILHKTEAGGVRLGLKNEHEVKDVFNEMMFEISDHYPSAKIEGFLIERMADKGVEVIVGGIRDPHFGPAVMFGIGGIMVELIKDVSFRLMPVTKGECLEMIKEIKAYPLITGYRGSKPVNTDAIIDCLIKVGKIMDETDEIKEIEINPLIATSQGVIAVDVRIILT